A genomic segment from Neobacillus sp. YX16 encodes:
- a CDS encoding Ig-like domain-containing protein, with amino-acid sequence MRKLFTSYLVLLLVLNLLPMNHSLAAETDYYHPYLRDIYFGNNQDVKYGDTLSMYAMIDNNGFEVNKISVQMKSTSSMATFVIDLSYDSSINRWTGQRKIDEPSWLGSSWIADRIILKDNAGHTRIYSEHDRYYVDEYFNWNDLLLNIASPADPAQVQEKTYQGTVWKDRTVDLTSDYTNNGTLIIENSTIKSNGFKFINNGTIILKGKNTFYVKDGWDGYRGYGELILKGPWLHEIGIDAAAMPKLNRVTNTSDAITGYGEIGAHITVYGTNKEVVIGSATVGEDMRFSIPLAKRLEGGSFSSGLYVEMKGQAPEVGSTYGDVWDVIAPSKPNLYKVNELTTKVKGSTDQSSTIFIKRNYNSAPIAEGYTDDNLQFSIEIPKQEVGDEFVVYAVDFDGNVSEINKVNVAAKGTPTTLSGSVSDEILYAENGPYLVSGEVILTNNITIEPGIEFIAAESPYPRIKISGTVYGYGREDAPIIFNKVPVMGNEAYFSYAKFLNLDENKNMLYMQIDKVRFYHSKIINTSFQVASGDVQNSLFLNSPLYFGQGNFWGAVSIRNNTFVMDSQSFERAGLYYEPLLTIAGYDEGSIASYAIKNNSFITSEGVEQIISFSSRDVYNLDLTNNYWGTTDVNTIKDVKLGGVNNILFEPYLTKKPEGTISYAFPAKPIVDPINKDERIVKGTGTPGYTVKVSMDNFYSFAAVVKEDGKFSIQIPNAMTKDTKIRVFQLDENGISSSFVTVPVKDLNPPSKPKVDEVTELSEAVVGGAEEYSTIKVSVNGSVIGTGKATNTGYFSVSIPKQNAGTLLDITATDDSGNVSEKITIVVKDLTAPAKPAVNQVTDKDTTVTGTAEDGATINVLANENKVGNGTAGSDGKFSVGIPIQKAGLELAIIATDKDGNTSQPATIVVKDVTAPAKPVVYEISDMDNSVWGQAEAGSTVLVSLIGSIIGSGNANENGDFVVDIPVQKAGTQLVVTVKDKAGNISETVKVTVQDLTPPDMPVVNEVSDKDTKVTGQAEAGSTIEVKEYFGTLIGSTVAGADGKFSVTIPLQTAGTKIEVTAEDKAGNVSEEKTIIVLDKTAPTKPVVYEVTDISTTVTGEAEPGSKVEVKVNDSIIGTGTASSTGRFNVNIPIQKAGTTLSITASDKAGNVSIIITVSVIDTSAPSAPIVDELTDKETVVKGSAEPGSTVKVKVTSQEIAHGTTDGNGNFSITIPAQASGKIVEVYVVDENGKISPVTKVTVQMKLVTLIGDTRYATAVKVSQTGWKTADTVLLVNGFAIVDGLTATPLASAKDAPILLTAGDSIPKPTMDEITRLKAKEIVLIGGDGVITSKVASELDAKGFNVTRIGGLNRKDTSLLIAKELDKLIDVSTIHVTYGWGEPDALSIAAQAGLKKQPIILADKTSVPAETLGWLKTEALSNAYFIGGEGVVAPAIVNVIDKITSGNVLANRLSGLNRHETNAKVMSKFYPEAELSSILVAKSESANLVDALAAGPLAAKLGSPVLLISSYVGLLPEQKQVLAGKHSKYVHQIGGGVNPAAVSEVVQ; translated from the coding sequence ATGCGAAAACTTTTTACAAGCTATTTAGTCTTATTGTTAGTTCTTAATCTATTGCCGATGAATCATTCTTTGGCAGCTGAAACGGACTATTACCATCCGTATTTGAGGGATATTTATTTTGGTAATAATCAAGATGTAAAGTACGGTGATACCCTTTCGATGTACGCAATGATCGATAATAATGGGTTTGAAGTAAATAAAATTAGTGTTCAAATGAAGAGTACGAGTTCAATGGCCACATTTGTCATTGATTTGTCGTACGATTCCTCGATAAACCGCTGGACGGGACAACGAAAGATTGATGAACCATCCTGGCTGGGATCAAGCTGGATTGCGGATCGTATTATTTTGAAAGACAATGCTGGTCATACTCGTATCTATTCTGAACATGACCGATACTATGTTGATGAGTATTTCAATTGGAATGATTTATTACTAAATATCGCATCTCCTGCTGACCCTGCTCAGGTTCAGGAGAAAACATACCAGGGTACAGTGTGGAAGGATAGAACGGTGGATTTAACGAGTGATTACACAAATAATGGTACACTTATTATCGAGAATTCCACCATTAAATCTAACGGATTTAAATTTATTAATAATGGAACGATTATTTTAAAAGGTAAAAATACTTTCTATGTAAAAGACGGCTGGGATGGCTACCGTGGCTACGGTGAATTGATCTTAAAAGGACCTTGGTTACATGAAATTGGAATTGATGCTGCGGCCATGCCTAAATTGAATCGAGTGACAAATACCAGTGATGCCATTACAGGGTACGGAGAAATTGGTGCGCATATTACTGTCTATGGTACGAATAAAGAGGTTGTCATTGGTTCAGCTACGGTTGGTGAGGATATGCGTTTTAGTATCCCTCTTGCAAAAAGATTAGAAGGCGGCTCTTTTAGCAGCGGATTGTACGTAGAAATGAAAGGTCAGGCTCCTGAAGTCGGATCCACCTATGGTGATGTTTGGGATGTCATTGCTCCCAGCAAACCCAATTTATATAAAGTGAATGAATTGACAACCAAGGTAAAAGGATCTACAGACCAGTCTTCGACTATTTTTATTAAAAGAAACTACAACTCGGCACCAATAGCTGAGGGGTATACGGATGATAATCTTCAGTTTTCAATCGAGATTCCGAAGCAAGAAGTTGGGGATGAATTTGTCGTATACGCTGTTGATTTTGATGGAAACGTAAGTGAGATAAATAAAGTTAACGTTGCGGCAAAGGGGACACCTACTACATTATCAGGTTCCGTTTCAGATGAAATTTTATATGCGGAAAACGGACCTTACCTCGTCAGTGGTGAAGTCATTCTTACAAATAATATAACCATTGAACCAGGCATAGAATTTATTGCAGCAGAGAGCCCTTATCCTCGGATTAAGATAAGTGGAACTGTATATGGATACGGACGTGAAGATGCCCCCATCATTTTTAACAAGGTACCGGTTATGGGGAATGAAGCTTACTTTAGTTACGCGAAGTTTTTAAACCTCGATGAAAATAAAAATATGTTATATATGCAAATAGATAAAGTTAGATTTTACCATTCTAAAATAATCAACACTAGCTTTCAAGTGGCATCCGGTGACGTACAGAATAGTTTATTTTTAAATTCACCGCTTTATTTTGGCCAAGGGAACTTTTGGGGAGCAGTATCCATCCGTAATAATACGTTCGTCATGGATTCGCAGTCATTCGAAAGAGCTGGGCTCTATTATGAACCGCTGCTGACCATTGCCGGTTACGATGAGGGCTCGATTGCTTCTTATGCGATAAAGAATAACTCCTTTATCACGTCGGAAGGAGTAGAACAAATCATCTCCTTTTCAAGTCGAGATGTATATAACCTTGACCTCACGAATAACTATTGGGGAACCACTGATGTAAATACTATTAAAGATGTAAAACTAGGCGGAGTTAACAATATCTTGTTCGAACCGTACCTAACGAAGAAACCTGAGGGTACAATCTCTTATGCCTTCCCTGCTAAACCGATTGTCGACCCAATAAATAAAGATGAGCGAATCGTGAAGGGTACAGGAACACCTGGATATACAGTAAAAGTAAGTATGGATAATTTTTATTCCTTTGCAGCAGTGGTAAAAGAGGATGGAAAATTCTCCATTCAGATTCCAAATGCGATGACGAAGGACACAAAGATAAGAGTTTTCCAACTTGATGAAAATGGAATCAGCAGCTCGTTTGTGACGGTTCCGGTTAAGGATTTAAATCCACCATCCAAACCTAAAGTTGACGAGGTTACGGAACTTTCTGAGGCGGTTGTTGGTGGAGCAGAGGAATATTCAACCATAAAGGTTTCTGTAAATGGCAGTGTGATTGGTACGGGGAAAGCAACCAATACAGGTTATTTCTCTGTTAGTATTCCAAAGCAAAATGCAGGGACTCTTCTAGACATCACTGCTACCGATGATTCTGGCAATGTTAGTGAAAAAATAACAATCGTGGTAAAAGATTTAACAGCGCCTGCCAAGCCGGCGGTCAATCAAGTAACGGATAAGGATACAACTGTTACAGGAACTGCAGAGGATGGTGCCACAATCAATGTACTAGCAAATGAAAATAAAGTGGGGAATGGAACAGCTGGTAGTGATGGTAAATTCAGCGTTGGTATTCCAATCCAAAAAGCAGGGCTGGAATTAGCTATTATCGCGACAGATAAGGATGGTAACACTAGTCAACCAGCGACAATCGTGGTAAAAGACGTTACTGCACCTGCAAAACCAGTGGTATATGAAATTTCAGATATGGATAACTCAGTCTGGGGCCAAGCCGAGGCGGGTTCAACCGTCCTTGTCAGTTTAATTGGATCGATCATTGGATCTGGAAATGCTAACGAAAACGGGGATTTTGTAGTTGATATTCCGGTCCAAAAGGCAGGAACTCAATTAGTGGTTACGGTAAAAGATAAAGCTGGAAATATCAGTGAAACCGTCAAGGTGACTGTACAAGACCTAACGCCGCCAGATATGCCGGTGGTAAACGAGGTATCTGATAAAGATACGAAGGTTACCGGGCAAGCAGAAGCGGGCTCTACGATTGAGGTCAAGGAGTATTTCGGTACACTGATTGGCTCTACTGTTGCTGGGGCGGACGGTAAATTTTCCGTTACAATTCCGCTTCAAACAGCAGGGACAAAAATAGAAGTGACTGCTGAAGATAAGGCTGGAAATGTTAGTGAAGAAAAAACGATTATTGTATTAGATAAGACTGCTCCTACCAAACCGGTAGTGTATGAGGTAACGGATATTTCTACAACCGTAACAGGTGAGGCAGAACCAGGTTCTAAGGTTGAAGTCAAGGTAAATGACTCGATTATTGGAACAGGAACAGCAAGTTCGACTGGAAGGTTTAATGTGAATATCCCTATTCAAAAAGCCGGGACGACATTATCTATTACTGCAAGCGATAAAGCTGGAAATGTCAGCATCATTATCACTGTAAGCGTAATAGATACAAGTGCACCTAGTGCACCGATTGTAGATGAGTTGACCGATAAGGAAACAGTTGTAAAGGGTTCTGCGGAACCTGGATCGACGGTTAAAGTGAAGGTTACTAGCCAAGAAATTGCCCATGGAACGACTGATGGGAATGGGAATTTCTCAATCACCATCCCAGCTCAAGCTTCTGGGAAAATTGTTGAAGTGTACGTAGTTGATGAAAACGGAAAAATTAGCCCGGTAACGAAGGTAACTGTTCAGATGAAACTCGTAACCTTAATTGGTGATACCCGTTACGCAACGGCTGTAAAGGTTTCGCAGACAGGCTGGAAAACGGCGGATACCGTATTATTAGTCAACGGCTTTGCGATTGTCGATGGTTTGACGGCAACACCTTTAGCTTCGGCTAAGGATGCACCGATTCTTTTAACAGCAGGGGATTCTATTCCAAAGCCAACGATGGATGAAATTACGCGCTTGAAGGCCAAAGAGATTGTCTTAATTGGCGGTGATGGTGTGATTACATCAAAAGTGGCGAGTGAATTAGACGCGAAGGGCTTTAATGTCACTCGAATCGGAGGACTAAATCGTAAAGATACATCCCTGTTAATAGCAAAAGAACTAGATAAATTAATAGACGTCAGCACGATTCATGTGACCTATGGCTGGGGTGAACCGGATGCTTTATCAATTGCCGCTCAGGCAGGTTTGAAAAAGCAGCCAATTATTCTAGCAGATAAGACATCTGTACCGGCAGAAACGCTGGGATGGCTGAAAACAGAAGCTTTATCTAACGCTTATTTTATCGGCGGTGAAGGGGTAGTCGCACCTGCAATTGTAAACGTAATTGACAAGATCACGTCTGGAAATGTTCTTGCTAATCGACTAAGCGGCTTGAATCGTCATGAAACGAACGCAAAGGTCATGAGTAAATTTTATCCAGAGGCAGAACTATCTAGCATTCTTGTGGCAAAGTCTGAAAGTGCGAATCTAGTAGATGCGCTCGCAGCCGGGCCTTTAGCCGCAAAACTCGGCTCACCTGTTCTCTTGATTTCGTCCTATGTCGGACTGTTGCCGGAACAAAAGCAAGTACTGGCTGGTAAACACTCAAAATACGTTCACCAAATCGGCGGAGGGGTTAATCCAGCAGCTGTGAGTGAGGTAGTGCAGTAG
- a CDS encoding Gfo/Idh/MocA family oxidoreductase yields the protein MSLKFAIIGCGRISPNHIAAAIENELEIVGLCDIVTENMEDKIVKFNLPKSTPTYTDYKELLEKEKPDLIAICTESGKHGQIALDCIEMGSHLIIEKPIALSLQEADAIIEKAKEKNVKVCACHQNRFNKSVQKIREAVEDERFGRLLHGAAHIRWNRGEDYYKQAPWRGTWEQDGGALMNQCIHNIDLLRWMMGDEITEVVGMTDNLKHGFMEAEDLGLALVKFGNGSYGIIEGTTNIYPTNLEETLYIFGDKGTVKAGGKSVNIIEEWQFSDQLDDPEEVKEKYQENPPNVYGFGHNPLYTDVIDAIKNDREPYVTAEDGRRALELVLAIYKSAAEGKSVKLPMEECSTLDFTGRFDN from the coding sequence ATGAGTTTAAAATTTGCAATCATTGGCTGCGGAAGAATTTCGCCCAATCATATAGCTGCTGCTATTGAAAATGAACTTGAAATTGTTGGATTATGTGACATCGTAACTGAAAATATGGAGGATAAAATTGTTAAATTTAATCTTCCAAAATCGACACCTACATATACGGATTATAAAGAGTTACTTGAAAAAGAAAAACCTGATTTGATTGCTATTTGTACAGAAAGTGGAAAGCATGGCCAAATTGCTTTAGATTGTATTGAAATGGGAAGCCATTTGATTATTGAAAAGCCAATTGCTCTTTCTCTACAAGAAGCAGATGCCATTATTGAAAAGGCAAAAGAAAAGAATGTGAAGGTATGTGCCTGCCACCAAAACCGTTTTAATAAGTCGGTTCAAAAGATTAGAGAAGCGGTTGAAGATGAACGTTTCGGACGGTTATTGCATGGAGCTGCTCATATTCGCTGGAATCGCGGAGAGGACTATTATAAGCAAGCTCCTTGGCGCGGAACATGGGAACAGGATGGCGGAGCATTGATGAATCAATGTATTCATAACATTGACCTTTTGCGTTGGATGATGGGTGACGAGATCACAGAAGTGGTTGGAATGACAGACAACTTGAAACATGGCTTTATGGAGGCTGAGGATTTAGGTCTAGCGCTCGTTAAGTTTGGCAATGGAAGCTATGGAATCATTGAAGGTACAACCAATATTTACCCAACTAATCTAGAAGAAACGCTGTACATTTTTGGTGATAAAGGGACAGTGAAGGCTGGAGGAAAATCAGTCAATATTATTGAAGAGTGGCAGTTCTCAGATCAATTAGATGATCCTGAAGAAGTAAAAGAAAAGTATCAAGAAAACCCTCCAAATGTATACGGATTTGGTCATAATCCACTATATACGGATGTCATTGATGCAATCAAGAATGACCGAGAGCCATATGTTACAGCAGAAGATGGAAGAAGAGCATTGGAGCTTGTCCTTGCTATTTACAAATCAGCTGCAGAAGGCAAAAGTGTTAAACTTCCAATGGAGGAATGCAGCACGCTGGATTTCACAGGTAGATTCGATAATTAA
- a CDS encoding HAD family hydrolase has translation MIKAIIFDFDGTLADTLPVCFYAFQAVFKEFDNVEVTSNEIKAMFGPSETGIIRENLLHPHHDKAIELYYEKYTEKHKELVLDNEEINHLLHSLKREGYKLGIVTGKANRSLLISLECLNMNDLFDVIITGDDVTIPKPHPEGIVKALAHFNIKNTEAVFLGDSDADILAGKQANIHTIGVQWLPNYQTLEFKVQPDQMFKNINEFTDAIKDIRNK, from the coding sequence ATTATAAAAGCAATAATTTTTGATTTTGACGGTACTCTTGCTGATACTTTGCCAGTTTGTTTTTATGCATTTCAAGCTGTATTTAAGGAATTTGACAATGTTGAAGTTACTTCTAATGAAATTAAGGCTATGTTCGGTCCATCTGAGACTGGAATCATTCGAGAGAATCTTTTGCATCCCCATCATGATAAGGCGATTGAACTGTACTATGAAAAATATACTGAAAAACATAAGGAACTTGTTCTAGATAATGAGGAAATTAACCATTTACTTCATTCCTTGAAAAGAGAAGGTTATAAGTTAGGAATTGTAACAGGAAAGGCAAATAGAAGTCTGCTTATTTCTTTAGAATGCCTTAATATGAATGACCTATTTGATGTCATTATTACTGGGGATGACGTGACTATACCAAAGCCTCATCCAGAGGGAATAGTCAAGGCTTTAGCACACTTTAATATAAAAAATACCGAAGCCGTATTTCTTGGAGATAGCGATGCTGACATTCTAGCTGGTAAACAAGCGAACATACATACAATTGGAGTACAGTGGCTGCCAAATTATCAGACACTTGAATTTAAAGTTCAACCTGACCAAATGTTTAAGAATATAAATGAATTCACTGATGCTATTAAGGACATCAGGAATAAATAA
- a CDS encoding Ig-like domain-containing protein: MKKTIILFLTILLISNMLPVNNGYVKAEVTNPIIENVSVDNKVVTAGDTVKVSVKLIDPASVNYIDAWYIAPVTKNDIHINLTYNIGTGLYEGNIPIYAVSESGEYHLSRMVFYGDNNIIGDLRESELFVNGDFLVTGTNGEDLLENVSVEKSKATAGDIVKVRVKLTGSVGVNYIDAWYKAPITKNDIHINLTYNIGTGLYEGSIPIYAVSESGEYHLSRMAFYGGGNITDLHGSELFQQGNFSVSGTSGEGVFESISVSMKEATVGDVVEFNVKVREKGEINYISLWVTSPVSFKTIYIDLYYNSESDSFVASLPIDSESELGDYNINRLTIYSSGVTYDYIDYENKLENGKFTVFSEENPPTFSSLSVSKNEAGSGESIDIIIGATDDTNLKSATVNYLSPSQSIVSIPLQYDGTYFRGEYYVDDNTELGNWTVDSVEIKDTNENITIVKASKTDLTAGSFFVKDVKAPMSPTVNEVTNQSTSVTGNAEGGSSVEVTVDGVVIGTGITGYDGKFSVSIPVQKADKELVITVKDKAGNVSVAATIIVKDVTAPDKPVVNEVTDKATLVTGQAEAGAEIEVKVNGLLIGNGTAGEDGKFSVAIPVQKAGVQLAITSEDKAGNVSAAATIVVKDVTAPDKPVVNEVTDKATSVTGQAEAGSKIEVKVNGLLIGYGTADTDRKFTVTIPVQKAGVQLAITSEDKAENVSAAATIVVKDVTAPDKPVVNEVTDKATSVTGQTEAGAKVEVKVDGSKIGSSTAGTDGKFTVTIPVQKAGAQLAVTATDKAGNVSEATTVVVKDVIAPGKPAVNEVTDKDSAVSGQAEAGSKVEVKVSGGVIGSGTAGTNGDFKVTIPVQKVGTELVVTVVDQAGNVSEGSKITVKDITAPGNAILDELTDRETVVTGTAELGATVIAKVSGAEIGRGVADSSGKFTITIPKQAAGKVVEVYAVDKAGNVSVAAKVSVNKKLVSLIGETRYATAVKVAQAGWKTADTVLLVNGFAIVDGLTATPLATAKDAPILLTAADSIPQVTLDEITRLKAKEIILIGGKGVITPKVESELVAKGYKVTRIGGQNRKDTSLLIAKELDKVIDVSTIYVAYGWGEPDALSIAAQAGLKKQPIILADKTAVPAETFAWLKTESLSDAYFIGGDGVVAPAIVSEVDRITSGNVLTNRLSGLNRHETNAKVISKFYPEAELTSILVAKSETASLVDALAAGPLAAKLGSPVLLVSSYVGLLPAQRSVLASKHSKYVHQIGGGVNPAAVSEAVQ, encoded by the coding sequence ATGAAAAAAACTATTATTTTATTTTTAACAATCTTATTAATCTCCAATATGCTACCTGTGAACAATGGATATGTAAAAGCGGAAGTAACAAATCCAATAATAGAAAATGTAAGTGTGGATAATAAAGTGGTAACAGCTGGGGATACCGTTAAGGTAAGTGTGAAATTAATAGATCCGGCAAGTGTAAACTATATTGATGCATGGTATATAGCGCCTGTTACAAAAAATGATATTCATATAAATCTAACCTATAATATTGGGACTGGTTTATATGAGGGAAATATACCAATTTATGCGGTTTCAGAATCAGGAGAGTACCATTTATCTAGGATGGTCTTTTATGGGGACAATAACATCATAGGTGATCTTCGTGAATCAGAATTATTTGTAAATGGAGATTTTTTGGTTACTGGAACAAATGGAGAAGATTTGCTTGAAAATGTCAGTGTGGAAAAATCGAAAGCAACGGCAGGAGATATTGTTAAGGTACGTGTAAAGCTAACTGGCTCAGTAGGGGTAAACTATATTGATGCCTGGTATAAAGCACCTATTACAAAAAATGATATTCATATAAATCTAACCTATAATATTGGGACTGGTTTATATGAGGGAAGTATTCCAATTTATGCTGTTTCAGAATCAGGAGAGTACCATTTGTCTCGAATGGCTTTTTATGGCGGAGGAAATATCACAGATCTTCACGGATCAGAATTATTTCAGCAGGGAAATTTCTCAGTTAGTGGTACAAGTGGGGAAGGTGTATTTGAAAGCATAAGTGTAAGCATGAAGGAAGCAACAGTTGGAGATGTAGTAGAATTTAATGTGAAGGTAAGAGAGAAAGGTGAAATAAATTACATTTCATTATGGGTTACATCACCTGTTTCATTTAAAACTATTTATATAGACCTATATTATAATAGTGAATCAGATTCATTTGTAGCAAGCCTGCCGATTGATTCCGAATCTGAATTAGGAGATTACAATATAAATCGGTTAACGATTTATTCATCGGGTGTTACCTATGACTATATCGATTATGAAAATAAACTTGAGAATGGGAAATTTACTGTTTTCTCAGAGGAAAACCCACCTACTTTTTCAAGTCTATCAGTAAGTAAAAATGAAGCAGGATCAGGGGAGTCTATTGATATCATTATTGGCGCAACTGATGATACGAATTTGAAATCAGCAACCGTTAATTATCTTTCACCTAGTCAATCAATCGTTTCTATTCCACTTCAATACGATGGGACTTATTTCAGAGGTGAATATTACGTTGATGATAATACTGAATTAGGAAACTGGACGGTTGATTCTGTTGAGATAAAAGATACAAATGAGAATATAACGATTGTAAAGGCAAGCAAGACAGATCTTACAGCAGGAAGTTTTTTTGTAAAAGATGTAAAAGCTCCAATGTCCCCAACAGTAAATGAAGTAACTAACCAGTCAACATCAGTTACAGGAAACGCTGAAGGTGGGTCTAGCGTGGAAGTTACTGTGGATGGGGTGGTAATTGGCACAGGTATTACCGGCTATGACGGTAAATTCAGTGTTTCAATTCCTGTTCAAAAAGCGGATAAAGAATTAGTGATTACCGTAAAAGACAAGGCTGGAAATGTAAGTGTAGCGGCAACGATAATAGTAAAAGATGTGACGGCACCAGATAAACCGGTTGTGAACGAAGTAACAGACAAGGCAACTTTAGTAACTGGACAAGCAGAAGCGGGAGCTGAGATAGAAGTAAAAGTTAATGGATTGTTAATTGGCAACGGTACAGCTGGTGAGGATGGGAAGTTTTCCGTGGCAATCCCGGTGCAAAAGGCAGGTGTACAATTAGCGATAACTTCTGAGGACAAGGCTGGAAATGTAAGTGCAGCGGCAACAATAGTAGTAAAAGATGTGACGGCACCAGATAAACCGGTTGTGAACGAAGTAACGGACAAGGCAACTTCAGTAACTGGACAAGCAGAAGCGGGATCTAAGATAGAAGTAAAAGTTAATGGATTGTTAATTGGCTATGGTACAGCTGACACGGACAGAAAGTTTACGGTGACGATCCCAGTGCAAAAGGCAGGTGTACAATTAGCGATAACTTCTGAGGACAAGGCTGAAAATGTAAGTGCAGCGGCAACAATAGTAGTAAAAGATGTGACGGCACCAGATAAACCGGTTGTGAACGAAGTAACGGACAAGGCAACTTCAGTAACTGGACAAACAGAAGCGGGAGCTAAGGTGGAAGTGAAGGTTGATGGTTCAAAAATTGGCAGCAGTACAGCTGGAACGGATGGGAAGTTTACCGTAACAATCCCAGTGCAAAAAGCTGGGGCACAGTTGGCGGTAACAGCTACGGACAAAGCTGGAAATGTAAGTGAAGCGACGACAGTAGTAGTAAAAGATGTGATAGCACCTGGAAAGCCAGCAGTAAATGAAGTAACGGACAAGGATTCTGCTGTTAGCGGTCAAGCAGAAGCGGGATCAAAGGTAGAAGTGAAAGTTAGCGGAGGAGTAATTGGCAGCGGTACAGCTGGAACAAATGGGGATTTTAAGGTGACGATCCCAGTGCAAAAGGTTGGAACGGAATTAGTGGTTACTGTTGTAGACCAGGCTGGTAATGTTAGTGAAGGTTCTAAGATTACAGTAAAAGACATCACTGCGCCAGGGAATGCCATTTTGGATGAATTGACGGATCGTGAAACCGTGGTGACAGGCACCGCGGAACTAGGTGCTACAGTAATTGCGAAGGTTTCAGGTGCTGAGATTGGCCGGGGAGTGGCTGATAGCAGCGGGAAGTTCACAATTACAATTCCAAAGCAGGCAGCAGGAAAAGTTGTAGAAGTTTACGCCGTGGATAAAGCCGGAAATGTCAGCGTTGCTGCGAAAGTAAGTGTTAACAAGAAATTGGTATCATTAATCGGTGAAACGAGATATGCAACAGCCGTGAAGGTTGCTCAGGCTGGTTGGAAAACAGCGGACACAGTGCTGTTAGTAAACGGGTTTGCGATTGTCGATGGATTAACCGCTACACCATTAGCAACGGCAAAGGATGCTCCGATTCTTTTAACAGCAGCGGATTCAATCCCACAAGTAACATTGGATGAAATCACACGCTTAAAGGCGAAAGAAATTATTTTAATCGGTGGTAAAGGAGTTATTACTCCAAAAGTGGAGAGTGAATTAGTCGCGAAGGGCTATAAAGTCACTCGGATTGGCGGTCAGAACCGAAAAGATACCTCGCTGTTAATCGCGAAGGAACTCGATAAAGTGATTGATGTCAGCACCATCTATGTGGCTTATGGCTGGGGTGAACCAGATGCGTTATCGATTGCCGCACAGGCAGGTTTGAAAAAGCAGCCAATCATACTTGCAGATAAGACAGCTGTGCCAGCAGAAACATTTGCATGGCTGAAAACAGAATCCTTGTCTGATGCCTATTTTATCGGTGGAGACGGGGTTGTGGCACCTGCGATTGTGAGCGAAGTTGACAGAATAACATCTGGAAATGTTCTTACGAATCGACTAAGCGGTCTGAATCGTCATGAAACGAATGCTAAGGTTATAAGCAAATTTTACCCAGAGGCAGAACTAACGAGTATTCTTGTAGCCAAGTCAGAAACAGCTAGTTTAGTAGATGCTTTAGCAGCGGGACCGTTAGCTGCAAAACTAGGCTCGCCAGTTCTATTAGTTTCTTCTTATGTAGGACTGTTACCAGCCCAGAGGTCAGTCTTGGCTAGTAAACACTCAAAATACGTTCACCAAATCGGCGGCGGGGTTAATCCAGCGGCTGTGAGTGAGGCAGTGCAGTAG
- the mauJ gene encoding methylamine utilization protein MauJ produces the protein MEKFIGVARRWYQKAVDSNDSFDQFISIWISFNAIYGRRDGSEFRKIKSIINEFNSDTITSILAYEEVRYFYTISPPIQFLNMDLEIEDTADAQNKLNRNINRSPKIALENLMYILNKVRNNLFHGDKRIERARDVDIVKNAYPIVKEIVKSYLRLDYRLEPINNGSVSATDNSIENILTDKIDTLKEQISNLTNHYSTLPKDHKHPVSILLDRINMQANGIEPGFTTPQQLEAIQQNLLKLYEQNKPDVLKDTEEVFNFVNNRMREVIDNGCTEEDVNKFYNEYIELQRKYLDKGYDLKFIFSG, from the coding sequence ATGGAAAAGTTTATAGGCGTTGCTAGAAGATGGTATCAAAAAGCGGTAGATAGTAATGATAGCTTTGATCAATTTATTAGTATTTGGATATCGTTTAATGCTATTTATGGCAGAAGAGATGGCAGTGAATTTAGAAAAATAAAGTCGATTATTAACGAATTTAACAGTGATACCATTACAAGTATATTAGCTTACGAAGAAGTTCGTTATTTCTACACGATTAGTCCTCCTATACAATTTTTAAATATGGACTTAGAAATTGAAGACACTGCTGATGCACAAAATAAACTAAATCGAAATATAAATAGAAGTCCGAAAATTGCACTAGAAAACTTAATGTACATCTTAAATAAAGTGAGAAACAATTTATTTCACGGCGATAAAAGGATAGAGAGAGCTAGAGATGTGGATATAGTGAAGAATGCTTACCCCATCGTAAAAGAAATCGTAAAAAGTTATTTACGATTAGATTACCGTTTGGAGCCGATTAATAATGGAAGTGTATCAGCAACAGACAACTCAATTGAAAATATATTGACTGATAAAATTGATACTCTAAAGGAACAAATATCGAATCTTACAAATCATTACAGTACCTTGCCTAAAGATCACAAACATCCCGTTTCCATATTATTAGATAGAATTAATATGCAAGCTAATGGAATTGAGCCTGGTTTTACTACACCACAACAATTGGAAGCCATTCAACAGAATTTACTAAAATTATATGAACAGAATAAACCTGATGTTTTAAAAGATACCGAGGAAGTCTTTAACTTTGTAAATAATAGAATGAGAGAAGTTATTGATAATGGCTGCACGGAAGAAGATGTAAATAAATTTTATAATGAATATATTGAATTACAGAGGAAATATCTCGATAAGGGTTACGATTTAAAATTTATTTTTAGTGGATGA